One segment of Moorella sp. E308F DNA contains the following:
- a CDS encoding PrgI family mobile element protein: MYLIPRNVTAKFEFFPGFGWFELASVVAGALVGLGLFFFSGLITKSIIRFVLFVLPPGLAFFVTKQGPNGQSLLDLIQQWRRWSMAQRRYLYVGKSK; the protein is encoded by the coding sequence TTGTACCTGATACCGCGGAATGTCACGGCCAAATTCGAGTTCTTCCCCGGCTTCGGCTGGTTTGAGCTGGCGTCCGTAGTGGCCGGGGCTTTGGTCGGACTGGGGCTCTTTTTCTTTTCCGGCCTGATTACCAAATCGATAATCCGCTTCGTCCTCTTCGTCCTGCCGCCGGGATTGGCCTTCTTCGTCACCAAACAGGGGCCTAACGGCCAGAGCCTCCTGGACCTCATACAGCAGTGGCGGCGCTGGTCTATGGCCCAGCGGCGGTATCTTTACGTGGGAAAGAGTAAGTAA
- a CDS encoding VirB4 family type IV secretion system protein, whose translation MSRSKTQTQQTSVLSGLLDVLSPQALDFGARQITFGEQLARAMVITDYPPRVGPAWLARVAGMPGVAASIHVNPTDPANLVLSINRAIGEYTGRLELGGNALVMQRTEHALKDAQELLKKIDQEQQQVFYVTVVLLILAHDQETLDRRTRQVEAALAAAGMRGRAAVFRQEEGLKAAGPWAVLPSGIKDAGARNMPAETVAASFPFTASGINDGSGVVLGRDRDGGLVLVDIWQRGGDRTNSNWTVLAKPGAGKSFAVKMLILRELARGARVIIIDPEREYREMCRLLNGAWINCAGGKGRINPLQVRPVPVDDEEGEEDKVTARGPLALHLQTLRTFFSLYLRDLSDLERAALEEALVEVYRQAGVGWQTDPAEITAENWPTPKELYAYVAAKAGEKPETYGRLAVLLRRAAEGADASLWAGPTTASADNDLIVLDVHDLQNADDAVRRAQYFNVLSFAWHQIEKDRQERTLLVVDEAWLLVDPQTPQALAFLRDTSKRIRKYMGGLVVISQNVIDFLAPEVARHGQALLDNPTYKLLLAQGEKDLEAITTLMNLSEAEHDLLASAKRGEGLLVAGTQRVQVRIEAAPYEMPYLTGGGQ comes from the coding sequence ATGAGTAGATCGAAAACGCAAACCCAACAAACATCTGTCTTATCTGGTCTTCTTGACGTTCTCTCCCCCCAGGCACTGGACTTCGGGGCCAGGCAGATAACTTTCGGCGAGCAACTGGCCAGGGCGATGGTCATAACCGACTATCCCCCGCGGGTAGGCCCGGCATGGCTGGCCCGGGTGGCCGGGATGCCGGGAGTGGCGGCTTCCATCCACGTGAATCCTACCGACCCTGCGAACCTGGTGCTTTCCATCAACAGGGCCATAGGCGAGTACACCGGGCGTTTGGAGCTGGGCGGCAACGCCCTGGTGATGCAGCGGACGGAACATGCCCTGAAGGACGCCCAGGAACTGCTTAAGAAAATCGACCAGGAACAGCAGCAGGTATTTTACGTGACCGTGGTCCTCCTGATCCTGGCCCATGATCAGGAAACCCTGGACCGGAGGACCAGGCAGGTTGAAGCGGCCCTGGCCGCAGCCGGTATGCGTGGGAGGGCGGCGGTCTTCAGGCAGGAAGAGGGCCTGAAGGCGGCGGGGCCGTGGGCGGTATTGCCTTCCGGCATTAAGGACGCAGGGGCCAGGAACATGCCGGCGGAGACGGTGGCCGCCAGTTTTCCTTTTACAGCAAGCGGCATTAACGACGGCAGCGGCGTGGTCCTGGGCCGCGACCGGGACGGGGGACTTGTGCTGGTGGACATCTGGCAGCGGGGCGGGGACAGGACGAACTCCAACTGGACCGTCCTGGCCAAGCCCGGGGCCGGCAAGTCCTTTGCGGTGAAGATGCTGATCTTGCGGGAACTGGCCCGGGGGGCCAGGGTGATCATCATCGACCCGGAACGGGAGTACCGGGAGATGTGCCGCCTCCTTAATGGCGCCTGGATCAACTGCGCCGGGGGCAAAGGGCGCATCAACCCCTTACAGGTGCGTCCTGTCCCTGTTGACGATGAAGAAGGGGAAGAAGATAAGGTAACCGCCAGGGGACCCCTGGCCCTGCACCTGCAGACCCTGCGGACCTTCTTTTCCCTATATCTCAGGGATTTAAGCGACCTGGAGAGGGCGGCATTAGAAGAAGCCCTGGTGGAAGTCTACCGCCAGGCCGGTGTCGGCTGGCAGACCGACCCGGCGGAAATAACTGCGGAGAATTGGCCCACGCCAAAAGAGCTTTACGCCTATGTCGCCGCCAAAGCGGGGGAAAAACCAGAAACCTACGGCCGCCTGGCGGTCCTGTTGCGCCGGGCGGCGGAAGGGGCCGACGCCTCTTTGTGGGCCGGGCCGACTACGGCGTCCGCCGATAACGATTTAATCGTCCTGGATGTCCACGACCTGCAGAACGCCGATGACGCCGTAAGGAGGGCGCAGTATTTCAACGTTTTAAGTTTTGCCTGGCACCAGATCGAGAAGGACCGCCAGGAGAGGACCCTGCTGGTGGTGGACGAGGCCTGGTTGCTGGTGGATCCTCAGACGCCCCAGGCCCTGGCCTTCTTAAGGGATACCTCGAAACGCATTAGAAAATACATGGGCGGCCTGGTGGTCATTTCCCAGAACGTAATCGACTTCCTGGCCCCGGAGGTGGCCCGCCACGGCCAGGCGCTCCTGGACAACCCAACATACAAGCTCTTACTTGCCCAGGGAGAGAAAGACCTGGAGGCCATCACCACCCTGATGAACCTCTCGGAAGCGGAGCATGACCTTCTAGCCAGCGCCAAACGCGGGGAAGGCCTGCTGGTGGCAGGAACCCAGCGGGTGCAGGTAAGGATCGAGGCCGCGCCTTACGAGATGCCGTACCTTACGGGAGGCGGCCAGTGA
- a CDS encoding type II toxin-antitoxin system VapC family toxin codes for MKNKTRVKGFLLDTTALIDFLRGNKHTLALLEVLAEKAHLAACPVTVAEVFSGARENELPVVEQFLSSLKFYPIDYESSRLAGRWRYTYTRMGITFSLPDTLIAAVALRNNLALVTANEKHYPMEDLIIITH; via the coding sequence ATGAAAAATAAAACCCGGGTCAAAGGCTTTCTACTGGACACCACGGCCTTGATTGATTTCCTGCGGGGCAACAAACACACCCTGGCCCTCCTGGAAGTCCTTGCCGAAAAGGCGCACCTGGCCGCCTGCCCGGTAACTGTGGCTGAGGTTTTTTCGGGGGCCAGGGAAAATGAGCTGCCCGTAGTAGAACAGTTTCTGTCCAGCCTGAAGTTTTACCCCATAGACTACGAATCCTCCCGCCTGGCCGGCCGCTGGCGCTACACCTATACCAGAATGGGTATTACCTTTAGCCTGCCTGATACCCTCATAGCAGCCGTAGCCCTCCGCAACAACCTGGCCCTGGTAACGGCAAATGAAAAGCATTACCCCATGGAGGATTTAATTATAATCACCCATTAA
- a CDS encoding conjugal transfer protein TraC — protein MVFKLSGKKKPAKQQQVDQIQAARKAVQDWLPWKDIAGGVITRKDGQVVAVLKVEPFNLALKSENEKMRVITAVHEALNGQREAFQILSLGRPVDLDAYLRGLQDLAREASNPVRKKLLQEYTRYVSTLVASGEALERRYYILLPGKEQIEVLQRAHELAGNLERSGLKVRVCGDQEIIDLVFVFTHPAQAAFERPPAPGPYLPPIVNG, from the coding sequence ATGGTTTTTAAATTATCGGGAAAAAAGAAACCTGCCAAACAGCAGCAGGTTGACCAGATTCAGGCGGCCCGGAAGGCGGTCCAGGACTGGCTGCCCTGGAAAGATATCGCCGGCGGGGTAATAACCAGGAAAGACGGGCAGGTGGTGGCCGTATTGAAGGTTGAGCCCTTTAACCTGGCCCTTAAATCGGAGAATGAGAAGATGCGCGTCATTACCGCTGTCCACGAAGCCCTGAACGGCCAGCGGGAGGCCTTCCAAATCCTTTCTCTGGGCCGACCGGTGGACCTGGACGCCTACCTGCGGGGCCTGCAGGACCTGGCCCGGGAAGCATCTAACCCGGTTCGGAAGAAGCTGCTGCAGGAGTATACCCGCTACGTGTCCACCTTGGTGGCCAGCGGGGAGGCGCTGGAGAGGCGGTATTATATCCTGCTCCCGGGGAAGGAACAAATAGAAGTCCTGCAAAGGGCGCACGAGCTGGCCGGCAACCTGGAACGGTCCGGCCTGAAGGTGAGGGTCTGCGGCGACCAGGAGATCATCGACCTGGTCTTTGTTTTTACCCATCCCGCCCAGGCGGCCTTCGAGCGGCCGCCAGCGCCGGGGCCGTATTTGCCGCCAATAGTTAATGGGTGA
- a CDS encoding M23 family metallopeptidase, with translation MAAPAGLIARVVLALLPEPEKAVKWVLVILLVPAALLVLFFAGPVVVWERVPIASPEQVMIYVRAAREVSAMTVTPCDSGVTVDWQPLLAIDAVRLEQDFSKANPDKAEELARMFIEKAGYCEVCDYSVDPPECSKFPVYRLRPLEDVLEDLEFSREQREKVENILQVDLSFLLGQENAVPPGWTPAEKELKWPVPGVFTVTSGYGYRLDPVEGGMSFHTGVDIAAPVGTPVQAAVDGVVAKAGWSGNFGYAVYIRHGSIMTIYAHLSHITVQEGQQVDAGEVIAYSGNTGKSTGPHLHFEVRVMGLPVDPLNFYK, from the coding sequence ATGGCCGCCCCGGCAGGACTTATTGCCCGTGTCGTCCTGGCCCTCCTGCCGGAGCCAGAGAAGGCCGTCAAGTGGGTGCTGGTGATACTCCTTGTCCCGGCCGCCCTGCTGGTCCTGTTTTTCGCCGGGCCGGTCGTCGTCTGGGAACGGGTGCCCATCGCGTCCCCGGAGCAGGTGATGATCTACGTCCGGGCCGCCAGGGAGGTGTCGGCCATGACGGTTACCCCGTGCGACAGCGGCGTAACCGTAGACTGGCAGCCCTTGCTGGCGATAGACGCGGTGAGGCTGGAACAGGACTTCAGCAAGGCCAATCCGGACAAAGCGGAGGAACTGGCCAGGATGTTCATAGAAAAGGCGGGGTACTGCGAGGTGTGCGACTATAGCGTAGACCCGCCAGAGTGCAGCAAGTTTCCTGTCTACCGGCTGAGGCCACTGGAGGATGTGCTTGAAGACCTGGAATTTTCCCGTGAACAAAGAGAAAAAGTGGAGAACATCCTGCAGGTTGACCTGTCTTTCCTCCTGGGGCAGGAGAACGCCGTGCCGCCGGGGTGGACGCCGGCGGAGAAAGAGCTTAAATGGCCCGTGCCCGGCGTCTTTACCGTGACATCCGGCTACGGATACAGGCTGGACCCGGTGGAAGGAGGCATGAGCTTCCACACCGGCGTAGACATCGCCGCGCCGGTGGGCACGCCGGTCCAGGCCGCCGTTGATGGCGTGGTGGCCAAAGCAGGATGGTCCGGGAACTTCGGCTATGCCGTCTATATCCGGCACGGCAGCATAATGACCATTTACGCCCACCTGTCGCATATAACCGTGCAGGAAGGGCAGCAGGTGGACGCGGGAGAAGTCATCGCCTATTCGGGCAACACGGGCAAGAGCACCGGGCCGCACTTGCACTTTGAGGTGAGGGTGATGGGCCTGCCTGTTGACCCGCTAAATTTCTACAAATAA
- a CDS encoding conjugal transfer protein TrbL family protein — MDVIANLIISAINKFLASIMENALTSFVSFTGEEMALALQILNSAYVENAVHLAQAVAGSLLAVKVGAEALQVYILHAHGDPGADPGGLLKRAAFAAAAIGCGPWAVKTVYTWGNELAVSVANLSAVNPNPVNFIDTMVSLATTPILILIADLAALIIWALILIQTGIRAVEVAALAAAGPFMAVGLTRADEGVAAVWWRELVVLSASQALQTFLLKGFLATIVTFTFNSDILKLFLLIGWLWVAFKTPSVLRQFAYHTGLGGAMGQAGQTAGTWYIMRRVFTRGV; from the coding sequence TTGGACGTAATCGCTAATTTGATCATCAGCGCCATCAACAAATTCCTGGCAAGCATCATGGAGAACGCCCTGACTTCTTTCGTCTCCTTCACGGGCGAAGAGATGGCCCTGGCGCTGCAGATCCTAAACTCGGCATATGTCGAGAACGCCGTCCACCTGGCCCAGGCGGTGGCGGGGAGTTTGCTGGCCGTCAAAGTCGGGGCGGAAGCGCTGCAGGTTTACATCCTGCACGCCCACGGTGACCCGGGCGCGGACCCCGGGGGCCTTTTGAAGCGCGCCGCCTTTGCCGCGGCCGCCATAGGCTGCGGCCCCTGGGCTGTCAAGACCGTCTACACCTGGGGCAACGAGCTGGCCGTGAGCGTGGCCAACCTCTCGGCGGTGAACCCAAACCCGGTAAACTTTATCGACACCATGGTGTCGCTGGCCACGACGCCTATCCTTATCTTGATCGCCGACCTCGCCGCCCTGATAATCTGGGCGCTGATTTTAATCCAGACCGGCATCCGGGCGGTGGAGGTGGCGGCCCTGGCGGCGGCAGGCCCTTTCATGGCGGTAGGATTGACCCGGGCCGACGAGGGGGTGGCGGCGGTGTGGTGGCGGGAGCTGGTGGTACTTTCCGCGTCGCAGGCCCTGCAGACGTTCCTGCTGAAAGGTTTCCTGGCGACCATCGTGACCTTCACTTTTAATTCCGACATATTGAAGTTGTTTCTCCTTATAGGCTGGCTGTGGGTGGCCTTTAAAACCCCTTCGGTCTTGAGACAGTTCGCCTACCATACCGGCCTGGGAGGGGCTATGGGCCAGGCCGGCCAGACGGCAGGGACATGGTATATCATGCGGCGCGTTTTTACCAGGGGGGTATGA
- a CDS encoding VirD4-like conjugal transfer protein, CD1115 family, whose amino-acid sequence MKFRHFILLLLVLSDLLLAPLVLRLPLFLKAQGFKTGLEAWKKETLAHPLTGPALLVQDTKMRNTWIWLQPAFGATALSILWPATRRKSKAKDDIGGPEAAGQGQHGTARWRTRKEIATTLTPWDLTGKSPGGFVVGAEEGNRFTAWLDAGDTHCLVIGATRSGKSRRIIMPTIWTLANAGQSMLVTDPKGELYAMAAGYLKRQGYRVVLIDLRDPGRGSRWNPLDPVIKAFQEGNIPAASQAAWDIGNIITHQQPHYGDSIWPQAQESLSAALALAVADQAPEGTKHLASAYALLTELGSGGGEKLDEYFRRFPQGHPARAAYGVAALSEDRLRSSIFTGTAAQLRLWADPEVAWLTAVQDHDITILGLEKAAVFLVVPDERSTRNVLATLYISQVYQALVDTAYRCGGRLPVRVNFLLDEIGNLPPVPNFDHRLTVAAGRGMRFLLAIQDLAQLKAKYKEAAGTITGNCATWVYLSTTDEKTAETISNMTGKYTVRTESYSSQVRAADYSSGTTEALTGRPLLLPDEVRRWPKGWALILQARENPARLPLPDLSEWPIAGELKPVAIDKPDQEVIAAPPVWLPGKPAGGGEAVVKEDTGPDVISNL is encoded by the coding sequence ATCAAATTCCGCCATTTCATTTTGTTGCTCCTAGTTTTATCGGATCTGCTACTTGCCCCGCTGGTGTTAAGGTTGCCTTTATTTCTCAAAGCCCAGGGCTTTAAGACCGGCCTGGAGGCCTGGAAGAAAGAAACCCTGGCCCACCCCCTGACCGGGCCGGCATTACTGGTGCAGGATACAAAGATGCGTAACACCTGGATCTGGCTGCAGCCCGCTTTCGGCGCTACAGCCCTTTCCATTTTGTGGCCGGCCACCAGGCGGAAAAGTAAGGCAAAAGACGATATAGGCGGCCCGGAAGCGGCCGGCCAGGGCCAGCACGGCACGGCCCGGTGGCGGACGAGGAAAGAGATCGCCACCACTTTGACCCCCTGGGATCTAACCGGCAAATCTCCGGGCGGCTTCGTGGTAGGGGCGGAAGAGGGGAACAGGTTTACTGCCTGGCTGGACGCCGGTGATACCCACTGTCTGGTCATCGGGGCCACCCGGAGCGGCAAGTCCCGGCGTATCATCATGCCCACCATCTGGACCCTGGCCAATGCCGGGCAATCCATGCTGGTCACCGACCCCAAGGGCGAGCTTTACGCCATGGCGGCGGGATACCTTAAGCGGCAGGGTTACCGGGTGGTGTTGATCGATTTAAGAGACCCCGGGCGGGGCAGCAGGTGGAACCCCCTGGACCCGGTTATCAAGGCCTTTCAGGAGGGGAATATCCCGGCCGCCAGCCAGGCGGCCTGGGATATAGGCAACATCATCACCCACCAGCAGCCCCACTACGGGGATAGCATCTGGCCCCAGGCCCAGGAGAGCCTGTCGGCGGCTTTAGCCCTGGCGGTGGCGGACCAGGCCCCCGAAGGAACCAAGCACCTGGCCAGTGCCTACGCCCTGCTGACGGAACTGGGCAGCGGCGGCGGAGAAAAGCTGGACGAATACTTCCGGCGTTTCCCCCAGGGCCACCCGGCCCGGGCGGCCTACGGCGTGGCGGCCCTGTCCGAGGACCGGCTGCGTTCCAGTATCTTTACCGGCACGGCAGCGCAGCTAAGGCTCTGGGCCGACCCGGAGGTGGCCTGGCTGACGGCAGTACAGGACCACGACATAACAATCCTCGGGCTGGAAAAAGCAGCGGTGTTCCTGGTGGTGCCCGACGAGAGGAGCACCAGGAACGTCCTGGCCACCCTGTACATTAGCCAGGTGTACCAGGCCCTGGTTGATACCGCCTATAGATGCGGCGGCAGGCTCCCGGTCCGGGTTAATTTCCTCCTGGACGAGATAGGAAACCTACCTCCTGTACCTAATTTTGACCACCGGCTCACGGTTGCGGCCGGGCGGGGGATGCGTTTCCTCCTGGCTATCCAGGATTTAGCCCAATTGAAGGCCAAGTACAAAGAGGCGGCCGGGACCATTACCGGCAATTGCGCCACCTGGGTTTATTTATCTACGACCGATGAAAAGACTGCCGAGACAATCAGCAATATGACGGGCAAATACACGGTGCGGACGGAAAGCTACTCCAGCCAGGTGCGGGCCGCCGATTATTCTTCCGGGACGACGGAAGCCTTAACCGGCAGGCCTTTGCTCTTGCCCGACGAGGTGCGGCGCTGGCCGAAGGGATGGGCTTTAATCCTCCAGGCCCGGGAAAACCCTGCCCGGCTGCCCCTGCCGGATCTTTCGGAGTGGCCCATAGCCGGCGAGTTAAAGCCGGTTGCTATAGATAAGCCTGATCAGGAGGTGATTGCAGCCCCGCCGGTGTGGCTGCCCGGGAAGCCGGCGGGGGGCGGGGAGGCCGTAGTAAAAGAAGACACCGGGCCAGATGTAATATCCAATCTTTGA